Proteins from a genomic interval of Quercus robur chromosome 9, dhQueRobu3.1, whole genome shotgun sequence:
- the LOC126700257 gene encoding TMV resistance protein N-like: MDSNSPSSSFSSGRKWKYDVFLSFRGEDTRKSFTDHLYTTLKQKGIFAFRDNEELERGKPIKPELLEAIEESLYAIVILSKNYASSTWCLDELVKIVECKDKIGLIVHPIFYDVEPYEVRKQTGFYAQAFVKHEKENIDKVQKWRAALKEVANLSGLSLHDRYESEFIQDIVESISHKLRYRFPKDTKGLVGIDSRVEDLMSLLAIGSNDVFFVGIWGMGGIGKTTLARVVYEMVLSEFEGHCFIANVRGESEKCGLLPLQQKLIREILMEESVNIRDDYDGVDMIKNRLCHKKILLVLDDVNQFNQLEKLVGDSKWFGQGSRVIITTRDEHLIRHKVNSIYEAQGMNDIEALRLFSLKAFKEYDPPKDYLSLSTSFIDYAKGLPLAIDVLGSFLYDRSKEEWEGTLNRLKEYPNKKIIEILEIGFDGLQGTEKEIFLYIACFFNMKAKNYIVEILDYLGLHPKIGLKVLIERSLLKYYENKYWMHDLLQQMGQDMVRRDCPLEPEKWSKLWLYKDIRSVLMKNMEMEAVQGLVLQFGELYNSEKAHWNLEAFPKMPNLKLLIIHDVQLLHGPKHLSNNLRFLDWSGYPSKSLPSNFQPVELVELHLLHSKIEWLWKGTKYLDKLKLIKLNNSLNLFATPDFTGIPNLEKLVLDGCIKLHEVHPSIMFLKRLTLLDLENCKSLRSLPSKFEMESLEILILSGCSKIKRIPEFMVNMKHVSKLHLNGTAITKLPSSIEHLTNLDSLHLRDCKNLVCLPSIIYSFKSLKDINLAGCSKLDGLPEKLWNVESLEKLNASGITLREPPSSVVTLENLKKLSLQGCKGPPHKLWKNLFSLNLMPRRSLNPVSLLLPYLLSMGSLKKLDLSDCNLETIPNDIGNLSSITKLNLSGNHFSSLPESMVQLSKLERIELFNCTRLRSLPQLPSTFSVVEANNCDSLEMFPNGFKSFKFFRRLSLINCFKYVGQSDMSSNMLGMLLKAYEKIYKKSIGFHNNGAFTSVILGSEIPKWFTHQSEGDTVSAQVTHQNENKWIGIVVCVVPMPCLNCESLLHCVILSNEHRVSQFYIGYCPRFVKIKLDHLWSSYIPSQAFSENERAVLGQIDENGFIQMKLKFLWDSKIKKCGFRVVYEQDIEDIREIISAQSSSNTFITPYEGLVVHHNSTEGIKLKRSRGEYDGEGSSNNVLHSKRIER; the protein is encoded by the exons ATGGATTCAAATAGcccatcttcttccttttcttctggcCGTAAGTGGAAATATGACGTATTTTTAAGTTTCAGAGGTGAAGATACTCGCAAGAGTTTTACAGATCATCTTTACACTACTTTGAAACAAAAAGGAATTTTCGCCTTTAGGGACAACGAAGAACTCGAAAGAGGCAAACCTATTAAACCTGAGCTTTTAGAAGCAATAGAAGAATCATTGTATGCTATTGTCATTCTCTCGAAAAATTATGCATCCTCAACATGGTGCTTGGATGAACTTGTAAAGATCGTGGAATGTAAAGATAAAATAGGGTTAATAGTTCATCCCATTTTCTATGATGTGGAACCATATGAAGTGCGAAAACAAACAGGATTTTATGCACAAGCCTTtgtcaaacatgaaaaagagaATATAGATAAAGTTCAAAAGTGGAGAGCTGCTTTGAAAGAAGTGGCCAATCTCTCTGGTTTGTCTTTGCATGATAG GTATGAGTCAGAATTTATCCAAGATATTGTGGAATCCATATCACATAAATTGAGATATCGATTCCCAAAAGATACCAAAGGATTAGTTGGAATAGATTCCCGAGTGGAGGATTTGATGTCGCTTTTAGCTATAGGATCAAATGATGTTTTCTTTGTCGGGATTTGGGGAATGGGTGGAATTGGTAAGACAACTCTTGCAAGAGTTGTTTATGAGATGGTTTTAAGTGAATTTGAAGGTCATTGTTTTATTGCTAATGTTAGGGGTGAATCTGAAAAATGTGGGTTACTTCCATTACAACAAAAACTTATTCGTGAGATTTTGATGGAGGAAAGTGTGAATATAAGGGATGATTATGATGGAGTTGATATGATCAAGAATAGGTTGTGTCATAAAAagattcttcttgttcttgatgaTGTAAATCAATTCAATCAACTAGAAAAGTTAGTCGGGGACTCTAAATGGTTTGGTCAAGGTAGCAGAGTCATCATAACAACAAGAGATGAACATTTGATAAGACATAAAGTAAATAGTATATATGAGGCTCAAGGAATGAATGATATTGAGGCTCTTCGTCTTTTTAGTTTGAAAGCCTTCAAAGAATATGATCCACCCAAAGATTATCTATCCTTGTCCACATCTTTTATAGATTATGCTAAAGGTCTACCTTTAGCTATTGATGTTTTGGGTTCTTTTTTGTACGATAGAAGTAAGGAGGAATGGGAGGGTACGTTAAATAGGCTCAAAGAATAtcctaacaaaaaaattattgaaatacttGAAATAGGTTTTGATGGACTTCAAGGTacagaaaaagaaatatttctaTATATCGCATGTTTCTTCAATATGAAggcaaaaaattatatagtagAAATACTAGACTATCTTGGCCTTCACCCTAAAATTGGATTAAAGGTTCTCATTGAAAGGTCTCTcttaaaatattatgaaaataaatattggATGCATGACTTACTACAACAAATGGGACAAGACATGGTTCGTCGAGATTGTCCTCTAGAACCTGAAAAGTGGAGCAAATTATGGCTATATAAGGACATTCGCAGTGTGTTGATGAAAAATATG gaaaTGGAAGCAGTTCAAGGACTTGTCCTTCAATTTGGTGAACTATATAACTCAGAAAAGGCACATTGGAATCTTGAAGCCTTTCCAAAGATGCCTAACCTTAAATTGCTTATAATTCATGATGTTCAACTTCTACACGGTCCCAAACATCTTTCTAACAACTTAAGATTTCTTGATTGGAGTGGGTATCCTTCAAAATCGTTGCCATCGAATTTTCAACCAGTTGAGCTTGTTGAACTTCACTTGTTGCATAGCAAAATTGAATGGCTTTGGAAAGGAACAAAG TATTTGGACAAGTTAAAGCTcatcaaattgaacaattcCTTAAACCTCTTTGCAACCCCTGATTTCACCGGAATTCCCAACCTTGAGAAATTAGTTCTTGATGGTTGTATAAAGTTACATGAGGTTCACCCATCTATTATGTTTCTTAAAAGGCTTACTCTTCTTGATCTAGAAAACTGCAAAAGCCTTAGAAGTCTTCCAAGCAAGTTTGAAATGGAGTCTCTTGAAATTCTCATTCTTTCTGGCTGTTCAAAAATCAAGAGAATTCCAGAATTTATGGTAAATATGAAACACGTATCAAAACTTCACTTAAATGGCACTGCTATTACGAAACTTCCCTCTTCAATTGAACATTTGACTAACCTTGATTCATTGCATTTAAGAGATTGCAAGAATCTTGTGTGTCTTCCCAGTATCATCTATAGCTTCAAGTCACTTAAAGATATTAATTTGGCTGGATGCTCGAAGCTTGACGGTCTACCGGAGAAGCTGTGGAATGTTGAAAGTCTAGAGAAGCTCAATGCGAGTGGAATTACTTTAAGAGAGCCGCCTTCCTCTGTTGTTACGTTAGAGAATCTTAAAAAACTATCTCTTCAGGGATGTAAAGGGCCACCACATAAACTATGGAAAAATCTGTTCTCCTTAAATTTAATGCCAAGAAGAAGCCTAAATCCTGTGAGCTTGTTGTTGCCTTACCTTTTGAGTATGGGTTCTTTAAAGAAATTGGACCTGAGTGACTGTAATCTTGAAACAATCCCTAATGATATTGGAAACTTATCCTCTATAACCAAATTAAATCTAAGTGGAAATCACTTTAGTTCCCTTCCTGAAAGCATGGTGCAACTATCTAAATTGGAGCGTATTGAATTATTCAATTGCACAAGACTTCGTTCATTGCCACAATTGCCATCAACGTTTTCTGTGGTTGAAGCAAATAATTGTGACTCATTGGAAATGTTTCCAAATGGATTTAAatcatttaagttttttagaaGGCTTTCCCTCATCAACTGCTTCAAATATGTTGGTCAGAGTGACATGTCCTCTAATATGCTGGGAATGCTTTTGAAAGCTTAtgag AAAATCTACAAGAAATCTATAGGATTCCATAACAACGGTGCCTTTACTTCTGTGATTCTTGGGAGTGAAATTCCGAAATGGTTTACACATCAGAGTGAGGGGGATACAGTCAGTGCACAAGTTACTCATCAAAACGAAAATAAGTGGATTGGAATTGTTGTGTGTGTTGTGCCTATGCCATGCCTCAATTGTGAGAGTCTTTTGCATTGTGTAATTCTATCCAATGAACATCGTGTTTCACAGTTTTATATAGGCTATTGCCCTAGGTTTGTTAAGATTAAATTAGATCACCTTTGGTCATCCTATATACCCTCTCAAGCATTTAGTGAGAATGAGAGAGCAGTATTGGGTCAAATTGATGAGAATGGATTCATACAGATGAAGCTTAAATTTCTATGGGATTCCAAGATTAAGAAATGTGGGTTTCGTGTAGTATATGAACAAGACATTGAAGACATCAGAGAAATAATATCAGCTCAATCCAGCAGCAACACCTTCATCACTCCTTACGAGGgtttggttgttcatcacaatTCAACAGAAGGAATCAAATTGAAGCGAAGCCGTGGTGAATATGATGGAGAAGGCAGCTCTAACAATGTCCTACACTCAAAGAGGATTGAAAGATAG